The following are from one region of the Aequoribacter fuscus genome:
- the rplV gene encoding 50S ribosomal protein L22 yields the protein MEVAAKLRGARISAQKARLVADQVRGLPVEKALDVLAFSPKKAAHIVKKVLDSAIANAENNEGADVDELKVSTIFVDEGMTMKRLRPRAKGRADRILKRTCHITVKVADGEG from the coding sequence ATGGAAGTGGCAGCAAAATTACGAGGAGCGCGAATCTCGGCACAGAAAGCCCGTTTGGTGGCTGACCAGGTTCGCGGCTTGCCCGTAGAAAAGGCATTAGACGTGCTTGCGTTTAGCCCTAAAAAAGCGGCGCATATAGTGAAAAAGGTGCTGGATTCCGCAATCGCAAACGCGGAAAACAACGAAGGTGCCGACGTGGATGAGTTGAAAGTATCAACCATCTTTGTGGATGAGGGTATGACAATGAAGCGCTTGCGTCCTCGCGCTAAAGGTCGTGCAGATCGTATTTTAAAGCGCACTTGTCACATCACTGTGAAAGTCGCAGACGGCGAAGGTTAG
- the rpsQ gene encoding 30S ribosomal protein S17: protein MATTEKRIRTATGRVVSDKMDKTITVLIERRVKHPVYGKYITRSSKIHAHDEANECSIGDTVVVRESRPLSKSKTWTLDQVVEKAAEL from the coding sequence ATGGCAACGACAGAAAAACGTATTCGTACGGCTACCGGCAGGGTAGTTAGTGACAAAATGGACAAAACAATCACAGTGTTGATTGAGCGTCGCGTTAAGCACCCAGTGTATGGCAAGTACATCACGCGCTCATCAAAGATCCACGCACACGATGAAGCAAACGAGTGTTCGATCGGAGATACAGTGGTTGTTCGTGAGAGTCGCCCTTTGTCAAAGTCTAAAACGTGGACTTTGGATCAAGTGGTAGAAAAGGCTGCGGAACTTTAA
- the rpmC gene encoding 50S ribosomal protein L29 codes for MKTSELREKSAQELNETLLSLREEQFKLRMQKATGQLGQTHLLKDNQRAIARVKTLLTEKGGEG; via the coding sequence ATGAAAACGAGTGAGTTGCGAGAAAAATCGGCGCAAGAACTCAATGAGACTTTGTTGAGTTTGCGTGAAGAGCAGTTCAAGTTGCGTATGCAAAAGGCAACCGGCCAGCTCGGACAGACACATTTATTGAAAGATAACCAGCGAGCGATTGCGCGTGTTAAGACGCTGCTCACTGAGAAAGGCGGTGAAGGCTGA
- the rplP gene encoding 50S ribosomal protein L16 yields MLQPKRTKFRKMQKGRNRGLALRGSKVSFGEFGLKAVGRGRITARQIEAARRAMTRHIKRGGKIWIRVFPDKPITGKPLEVRQGKGKGNVEYWVAQVQPGKVLYEVQGVSEQLAREAFTLAAAKIPVATKFVKRSVM; encoded by the coding sequence ATGTTACAGCCTAAGCGTACAAAATTTAGAAAAATGCAGAAGGGCCGCAACCGCGGTTTAGCTCTGCGCGGTAGCAAAGTCAGTTTCGGTGAGTTTGGTCTGAAAGCGGTAGGTCGCGGTCGTATTACGGCGCGTCAAATCGAGGCTGCTCGTCGTGCAATGACACGTCACATCAAGCGTGGCGGTAAAATCTGGATTCGTGTGTTTCCAGACAAACCTATCACTGGTAAGCCTTTAGAGGTTCGTCAGGGTAAAGGTAAGGGTAACGTCGAGTACTGGGTGGCTCAGGTGCAGCCTGGCAAAGTACTTTACGAAGTGCAGGGTGTTTCTGAGCAGTTGGCGCGTGAAGCGTTTACCTTGGCGGCAGCAAAGATTCCTGTGGCAACAAAATTTGTTAAGCGATCGGTGATGTGA
- the rpsS gene encoding 30S ribosomal protein S19, producing the protein MPRSLKKGPFIDLHLQKKVEAALESNDRRPIKTWSRRSMVSPDMVGLTIAVHNGRQHVPVLINEDMVGHKLGEFAVTRTFKGHIVDKKAKR; encoded by the coding sequence GTGCCCCGTTCATTAAAAAAAGGCCCCTTCATTGATCTGCACCTGCAGAAAAAAGTAGAAGCCGCACTTGAGAGCAACGACCGTCGTCCAATCAAAACCTGGTCGCGTCGTTCAATGGTATCGCCCGATATGGTTGGTTTGACCATCGCCGTTCACAACGGACGTCAGCATGTGCCTGTCTTGATCAACGAAGACATGGTAGGTCACAAGCTGGGTGAGTTCGCAGTCACGCGTACTTTCAAAGGGCACATCGTAGATAAGAAGGCGAAGCGTTAA
- the rpsC gene encoding 30S ribosomal protein S3, producing MGQKVHPTGIRLGIVKDHNSVWYADSKNYARQLITDLEVRQYIEKVLDNASVSRILIERPAQTARITISTARPGIVIGKKGEDVDKLRKDLSARMGVPVNINIEEIRKPDLDAKLVAQNVAQQLERRVMFRRAMKRAVQNALRQGAEGVKIQVSGRLGGAEIARAEWYREGRVPLHTLRADIDYATYEASTTYGIIGVKVWIFKGEVIGGQESAQDGGKKPAAN from the coding sequence ATGGGTCAGAAAGTACATCCAACCGGTATTCGGTTAGGTATTGTTAAAGACCATAACTCAGTATGGTACGCGGATTCGAAAAATTACGCGCGTCAGCTGATCACTGATTTAGAAGTACGCCAGTACATCGAAAAAGTGCTAGACAATGCCTCTGTAAGCCGCATTTTGATCGAGCGTCCTGCACAGACAGCGCGTATTACGATTTCAACTGCGCGTCCAGGTATCGTTATTGGTAAGAAAGGCGAAGATGTTGATAAGTTGCGCAAAGATTTGAGCGCACGCATGGGTGTGCCTGTGAATATCAACATCGAAGAAATTCGTAAGCCCGATCTTGATGCAAAATTAGTCGCTCAAAACGTTGCTCAGCAGCTCGAGCGCCGCGTCATGTTTCGTCGCGCTATGAAGCGTGCGGTTCAAAATGCACTCCGTCAGGGTGCAGAGGGCGTAAAAATCCAGGTCAGTGGCCGTTTGGGCGGCGCTGAGATTGCACGGGCGGAATGGTACCGTGAAGGTCGAGTGCCGCTGCACACTTTGCGTGCGGACATCGACTATGCAACATACGAAGCTTCTACGACTTACGGCATTATCGGCGTTAAGGTGTGGATTTTCAAAGGCGAGGTCATCGGCGGACAAGAGTCTGCGCAAGATGGCGGCAAGAAACCAGCGGCTAATTAA
- the rplD gene encoding 50S ribosomal protein L4, with translation MELNVLKPGNASAGTVSVSDVAFAREYNEALVHQVVTAYLAGARQGTRAQKTRSEVSGGGKKPWRQKGTGRARAGTIRSPIWRTGGVTFAAKPQDHSQKVNRKMYRAAIRSILSELARQERLLVVESMDVEAPKTKLLVKQLGEFGLDNVLIVASEVNENLYLASRNLHTVDVRDVESVDPVSLIAYDKVVVTVDAVKKFEEMLG, from the coding sequence GTGGAATTAAATGTATTGAAGCCCGGGAATGCGTCAGCTGGCACAGTGTCTGTGTCCGACGTTGCGTTTGCTCGTGAATACAATGAAGCTTTGGTTCACCAAGTTGTAACTGCCTACTTGGCAGGTGCTCGTCAGGGTACGCGTGCTCAGAAGACTCGTTCAGAGGTGAGTGGTGGTGGTAAGAAGCCGTGGCGCCAGAAGGGTACGGGCCGCGCCCGAGCCGGAACCATTCGTTCGCCAATCTGGCGTACCGGTGGTGTGACTTTTGCGGCTAAGCCCCAGGATCACAGTCAAAAAGTGAATCGTAAAATGTATCGCGCGGCAATCCGCTCGATTCTGTCAGAGCTGGCTCGTCAAGAGCGTCTGTTGGTGGTTGAGTCAATGGATGTCGAGGCGCCCAAAACCAAGTTGCTGGTCAAGCAGTTGGGTGAGTTTGGTTTGGATAACGTGCTGATCGTTGCATCTGAAGTAAACGAAAACCTGTACCTTGCGTCTCGTAACTTGCACACGGTTGACGTGCGTGACGTTGAGAGCGTGGATCCAGTGAGTTTGATTGCATATGACAAGGTTGTGGTAACTGTCGATGCTGTGAAAAAGTTTGAGGAGATGCTCGGATGA
- the rplB gene encoding 50S ribosomal protein L2: MAVLKSKPTSAGRRHVVRVVEQDLHKGAPHKPLLESQSKSGGRNNNGRITTRHVGGGHKQHYRIIDFKRNKDGMPAKVERLEYDPNRTSHIALILFPDGERRYILAPKGLKAGDVVQNGPAAPIKAGNCLPIRNIPVGSVIHAIELKPGKGAQLARSAGAAVQLVAREGAYATIRLRSGEMRKVLSDCRATIGEVSNSEHSLRKLGKAGAKRWRGVRPTVRGVAMNPVDHPHGGGEGRTSGGRHPVSPWGTPTKGYKTRSNKRTDKLIVRRRGKK; the protein is encoded by the coding sequence ATGGCTGTATTAAAAAGTAAACCCACGTCTGCCGGCCGCCGCCATGTTGTGCGCGTCGTCGAGCAGGATTTGCACAAGGGTGCACCCCATAAGCCTTTGCTGGAAAGCCAAAGTAAGTCGGGCGGTCGCAACAACAATGGTCGTATCACGACACGTCATGTCGGTGGTGGTCACAAGCAGCATTATCGCATCATAGACTTTAAGCGTAACAAAGACGGTATGCCTGCGAAGGTTGAGCGCTTGGAATATGATCCAAACCGTACCTCGCACATTGCGTTGATTTTGTTCCCCGATGGCGAGCGTCGTTACATTCTGGCGCCCAAGGGTCTCAAGGCGGGTGATGTAGTACAAAACGGTCCGGCAGCGCCGATCAAGGCGGGCAACTGCTTGCCCATCCGAAACATTCCTGTCGGCTCTGTGATCCACGCGATCGAGCTTAAGCCTGGCAAGGGTGCTCAGTTGGCGCGCTCGGCAGGTGCAGCAGTGCAGTTGGTTGCTCGTGAAGGCGCGTACGCAACCATTCGTTTGCGCTCTGGTGAAATGCGTAAGGTGCTGAGTGATTGTCGCGCGACTATCGGCGAAGTGTCCAATTCAGAACATAGCCTGCGCAAGCTGGGCAAAGCCGGTGCGAAGCGTTGGCGAGGTGTTCGTCCTACCGTACGCGGTGTGGCGATGAACCCGGTAGATCACCCGCATGGTGGTGGTGAGGGTAGAACGTCTGGTGGACGTCACCCTGTTAGCCCATGGGGTACTCCGACTAAAGGTTATAAGACGCGTTCTAACAAGCGTACCGATAAATTGATTGTTCGCCGTCGCGGCAAGAAGTAA
- the rplW gene encoding 50S ribosomal protein L23, whose product MNQERLFQVIRAPHVSEKAAVVADINNQYVFRVALDASKAEVKAAVEKFFKVNVESVSTLRVKGKTKRNRFGFTTKPSWKKAYVTLAQGQEIDFATVE is encoded by the coding sequence ATGAACCAGGAGCGATTGTTTCAAGTAATTAGAGCGCCTCACGTTTCTGAAAAGGCTGCGGTTGTTGCTGATATCAACAACCAGTACGTTTTCCGTGTAGCGCTCGATGCGAGCAAGGCAGAAGTTAAGGCGGCTGTCGAAAAGTTTTTCAAAGTAAACGTAGAGTCTGTAAGCACCTTGCGCGTTAAAGGTAAAACCAAGCGTAATCGCTTCGGTTTTACGACTAAGCCAAGCTGGAAAAAGGCTTACGTTACGTTGGCGCAGGGTCAAGAAATTGACTTTGCTACCGTGGAATAA